Proteins encoded together in one Kutzneria kofuensis window:
- a CDS encoding Gfo/Idh/MocA family protein — MTGPMGVGVIGAGVISDTYLTNLTSFPDVRVLAVADLDTTRAAAQAAKFGVPRSGTVVELLADPAIELVVNLTVPSAHVDVGLAALESGKHVWAEKPLALDRQTGRKLLDRARERGLRVASAPDTVLGAGLQTARRAIDAGAIGTPLSALALFQVPGPELWHPSPEFLYQPGAGPLLDMGPYYLTTLIQLFGPIRRVTGAGARARERRVIATGPKAGTEFPVDVLTNVTALIEFERGGSAQVVFSFDSDLVRRGLLEVTGSAGSAVLPDPNRFTGSTVLHLGADPEELAPQGHSAERGTGALELARAIRAGVPERASGELAYHVLDAMLAVEESITLQHSVEVTSTVEVPPALPAEWDPHAATL; from the coding sequence GTGACCGGGCCCATGGGCGTCGGCGTGATCGGCGCCGGCGTCATCAGCGACACGTACCTGACCAACCTCACCAGCTTCCCCGACGTGCGGGTCCTCGCCGTCGCCGACCTCGACACCACCCGCGCCGCCGCCCAGGCGGCCAAGTTCGGCGTGCCGCGCTCCGGCACGGTCGTGGAGCTGCTCGCCGACCCCGCCATCGAGCTGGTCGTCAACCTGACCGTGCCCAGTGCCCACGTCGACGTCGGGCTGGCGGCGCTGGAGTCCGGCAAGCACGTGTGGGCCGAGAAGCCGCTCGCCCTGGACCGCCAGACGGGGCGGAAGCTGTTGGACCGGGCCCGGGAACGCGGCCTTCGCGTCGCCAGCGCGCCCGACACCGTCCTCGGCGCCGGGCTGCAGACCGCCCGCCGGGCCATCGACGCCGGCGCCATCGGCACCCCGCTGTCCGCGCTCGCCCTGTTCCAGGTGCCGGGTCCGGAGCTCTGGCACCCCTCGCCGGAGTTCCTCTACCAGCCCGGCGCCGGTCCGCTGCTCGACATGGGGCCGTACTACCTGACCACGCTCATCCAGCTGTTCGGTCCCATCCGGCGCGTCACCGGGGCCGGCGCCCGGGCCCGGGAGCGCCGGGTGATCGCCACCGGTCCCAAGGCCGGCACCGAATTCCCGGTGGACGTCCTCACCAACGTCACCGCGCTGATCGAGTTCGAACGCGGCGGCTCCGCCCAGGTCGTGTTCAGCTTCGACTCCGACCTGGTCCGCCGTGGGCTGCTGGAGGTCACCGGCAGTGCCGGCAGCGCCGTGCTGCCCGACCCCAACAGGTTCACCGGCAGCACCGTCCTGCATCTCGGCGCCGACCCCGAAGAGCTAGCCCCGCAAGGACATTCGGCGGAGCGTGGCACCGGCGCCCTGGAGTTGGCCCGCGCGATCCGTGCTGGCGTCCCGGAACGGGCCTCCGGCGAGCTCGCCTACCACGTCCTCGACGCCATGCTGGCCGTCGAGGAGTCGATCACGTTGCAGCATTCGGTGGAGGTGACCAGCACGGTGGAGGTGCCGCCCGCGCTGCCGGCGGAGTGGGATCCGCACGCCGCCACCCTGTGA
- a CDS encoding TetR/AcrR family transcriptional regulator — MPDQSRRNPQVHQAILDATWQLLVDGGWPAVSVDAIAAQAGVGKRTIYRWWPNKNAVALEAFLARARSTPPLGNPVGLAEALRAHARHFVDLYVGTRLGTLLRELIGAAQQDPELGAALREHWFEPRREPLRALITDGDADLVLDLVFAPLHYRLLTGHAPIDHSFADRVVDAALLARSNPRESRSQADRM; from the coding sequence GTGCCTGACCAGTCGCGCCGCAATCCCCAGGTGCACCAGGCGATTCTGGACGCCACGTGGCAACTTCTCGTCGACGGGGGCTGGCCGGCCGTCAGCGTCGACGCCATCGCCGCGCAGGCGGGCGTCGGCAAGCGCACCATCTACCGCTGGTGGCCGAACAAGAATGCCGTTGCGCTGGAGGCCTTCCTGGCCCGTGCGCGCAGCACTCCGCCGCTCGGCAACCCGGTCGGCCTGGCGGAGGCGTTGCGCGCCCACGCCCGGCACTTCGTCGACCTCTACGTCGGCACGCGGCTCGGCACGTTGCTGCGTGAGCTCATCGGGGCCGCGCAGCAGGATCCGGAGCTGGGTGCGGCACTGCGCGAGCACTGGTTCGAGCCCCGGCGCGAGCCGCTGCGGGCGCTGATCACGGACGGCGATGCGGATCTGGTGCTGGACCTCGTGTTCGCGCCGCTGCACTACCGGCTGCTCACCGGGCACGCCCCCATCGACCACTCCTTCGCCGACCGGGTCGTCGACGCCGCCCTACTGGCCCGCTCCAACCCTCGCGAGTCACGCTCTCAGGCAGACCGAATGTAA
- a CDS encoding BTAD domain-containing putative transcriptional regulator: protein MSDDIRVRVLGPVEIAGPHGPVALRGRGHRTLLARLALRPGQPVASSALIDALWDHAPPTAPKTLRSHVAHMRRDLRAADVLNMIVTRDPGYLLRIPPFSVDVVRFESLARRGRQALSGGDHRAAADQLQAALALWRGDALGDCRQGQWVRQEAARLGDARLDAQEDLIGAELALGRHGEVLGELSGLVVTHPFRERLWELLMLALYRSGRQAEALAAFRRARSTLVEQLGVEPGTRLRQLETAILAEEPVQEPPVSLQAVVSGLPAELTSFVGREEELAKLGGMFAGGRLVTLVGTGGVGKSRLALRCAGQLGASVHGGVRLVELAGLRDRALVPHAVAEALGVRDQSGRPLADVLVDVLRDQDVLVVLDNCEHLLDACADFVSALLRGCPRLLMLVTSRQPLGVEGEQVLIVPPMPVEHAAMRLFAERARAVVADFAVTADNVRVVESLCRLLDGIPLAIELATLVLRTLSPEQILSRLDDRFALLSGARRGVMARHQTMRAAVEWSFELCTPAERQLWSQLSVFAGSFDLEAVEQVCDGDFAQVARLVDKSVLSSRTVRGVVRYRLLETLRQFGAERLLADGCTESLRRKHLVWCQRLASWGEREWFGPNQALVFSRIHADRANFRAALEFCLESDPAAGLRLAGTLWFYWIGCGVFAEGRRWLDALLRLPFRGVERHKALWVNGYVATLQGDTEAAVGLLDECRAQSDDFVALAYATYVRGAAAVFDDDLTTGSDLLAEANHALTRLGELDSNVVMTKVALAITAAFAGDLPSAVALAQEAHAVAEHHGEQWALAYAHYVLAFAACLQGALAQAIAHAKKCLAVKQTFNDLLGIAVSVELLALLATMSGDPDRAATLLGAAANIWPRVGVPLFGSRNFAAPHEQCEQLARQALGDRRFELAFVAGTRLSIDQAVATALNSGESRSGAHRM from the coding sequence GTGTCCGACGACATCAGAGTCCGGGTGCTCGGCCCCGTCGAGATCGCCGGCCCGCACGGGCCCGTCGCGCTGCGGGGCAGGGGGCACCGAACCCTGCTGGCGCGGCTCGCGCTGCGCCCCGGCCAGCCCGTCGCCTCGTCCGCGCTGATCGACGCCCTGTGGGACCACGCGCCGCCGACCGCGCCCAAGACGCTGCGCAGCCACGTCGCCCACATGCGCCGCGACCTGCGCGCCGCCGACGTGCTGAACATGATCGTGACCCGGGATCCCGGGTATCTGCTGCGCATCCCGCCGTTCTCGGTGGACGTCGTGCGCTTCGAGTCGCTGGCTCGCCGCGGGCGTCAGGCGCTGTCCGGCGGTGATCACCGAGCCGCCGCCGACCAGCTGCAGGCCGCGTTGGCGCTGTGGCGTGGGGACGCGCTGGGGGACTGCCGGCAGGGCCAGTGGGTACGGCAGGAGGCGGCGCGGCTGGGGGATGCCCGGTTGGACGCCCAGGAGGACCTGATCGGGGCCGAGCTGGCGCTGGGCCGGCACGGCGAGGTGCTGGGGGAGCTGTCCGGGCTGGTCGTGACCCATCCGTTCCGGGAACGGTTGTGGGAGCTGCTGATGCTGGCGCTGTACCGGTCCGGGCGGCAGGCGGAGGCGCTGGCGGCCTTCCGCCGGGCGCGGTCGACGCTGGTCGAGCAGTTGGGCGTGGAGCCGGGGACCCGGTTGCGGCAGCTGGAGACCGCCATTCTCGCCGAGGAGCCGGTGCAGGAACCTCCGGTGTCCTTGCAGGCCGTCGTCTCCGGCCTGCCGGCGGAGTTGACGAGCTTTGTCGGCCGTGAGGAGGAACTGGCCAAGCTCGGTGGGATGTTCGCCGGCGGGCGGCTGGTGACCTTGGTCGGGACCGGTGGTGTCGGGAAGAGCCGGCTGGCACTGCGGTGTGCGGGTCAGCTGGGGGCGTCCGTGCACGGCGGGGTGCGGTTGGTGGAGCTGGCCGGGCTGCGCGACCGGGCGCTCGTGCCGCATGCCGTGGCCGAGGCGCTCGGCGTGCGGGATCAGTCCGGCCGGCCCCTCGCGGACGTTCTGGTCGACGTGCTGCGGGACCAGGATGTGTTGGTGGTGCTGGACAACTGCGAGCACCTGCTGGACGCCTGCGCCGACTTCGTCTCGGCGTTGCTGCGGGGTTGCCCGCGCCTGTTGATGCTGGTGACGAGCCGTCAGCCGCTGGGCGTCGAGGGTGAGCAGGTGCTGATCGTGCCGCCGATGCCCGTGGAGCACGCGGCGATGCGGCTGTTCGCGGAGCGGGCCCGTGCCGTGGTCGCCGACTTTGCCGTGACGGCCGACAATGTGCGGGTCGTGGAGAGCCTGTGCCGGCTGCTGGACGGCATTCCGCTGGCCATCGAGCTGGCGACCCTGGTGTTGCGGACCCTGTCGCCGGAGCAGATTCTGTCCCGTTTGGACGATCGCTTCGCGCTGCTGAGCGGGGCCCGGCGGGGCGTGATGGCCCGGCACCAGACGATGCGGGCCGCCGTGGAGTGGAGCTTCGAGCTGTGCACGCCGGCGGAACGCCAGTTGTGGAGCCAGTTGTCCGTGTTCGCCGGCAGCTTCGACCTGGAGGCCGTCGAGCAGGTGTGCGACGGTGATTTCGCCCAGGTGGCCCGGCTGGTCGACAAGTCCGTGCTGTCGTCGCGGACCGTCCGAGGTGTCGTGCGATACCGGCTGCTGGAGACGCTGCGGCAGTTCGGCGCGGAGCGACTGCTGGCCGATGGCTGCACGGAGTCGTTGCGGCGTAAGCATCTCGTCTGGTGCCAGCGGCTGGCGTCGTGGGGCGAGCGGGAGTGGTTCGGCCCCAACCAGGCGCTGGTGTTCTCCCGCATCCATGCCGACCGCGCCAATTTCCGTGCCGCGCTGGAGTTCTGCCTCGAATCCGATCCGGCCGCCGGCCTCCGGCTGGCCGGCACCCTGTGGTTCTACTGGATCGGCTGCGGGGTGTTCGCCGAGGGCCGTCGCTGGCTCGACGCCCTGCTGCGGCTTCCCTTTCGTGGCGTCGAGCGGCACAAGGCGTTATGGGTCAACGGATACGTTGCCACCTTGCAGGGCGACACCGAAGCCGCCGTTGGTCTGCTCGACGAGTGTCGGGCCCAGTCCGACGACTTCGTGGCGCTGGCCTACGCCACCTATGTCCGTGGCGCCGCTGCCGTCTTCGACGACGACCTGACCACCGGCTCCGACCTGCTCGCCGAGGCCAACCACGCCCTGACCCGCCTCGGCGAGCTCGACAGCAACGTCGTCATGACCAAGGTCGCCCTGGCGATCACCGCCGCCTTCGCCGGCGATCTTCCCTCCGCCGTCGCGCTGGCCCAGGAGGCCCACGCCGTCGCCGAGCACCACGGCGAGCAGTGGGCCCTCGCCTACGCCCACTACGTGCTCGCCTTCGCCGCCTGCCTCCAGGGAGCGTTGGCTCAGGCCATCGCCCACGCCAAGAAGTGTCTCGCCGTCAAGCAGACCTTCAACGACCTGCTCGGCATCGCCGTCTCCGTTGAGCTTCTGGCTCTGCTCGCCACCATGTCCGGCGACCCCGACCGCGCCGCCACCCTGTTGGGCGCCGCCGCCAACATCTGGCCGCGTGTCGGCGTGCCGTTGTTCGGCTCCCGCAACTTCGCCGCTCCCCACGAGCAGTGCGAACAGCTTGCCCGCCAAGCCCTCGGCGACCGCCGGTTCGAGCTGGCCTTCGTTGCCGGCACCCGCCTGTCCATCGACCAGGCCGTGGCCACGGCCCTGAACTCCGGCGAGTCACGCTCTGGAGCACACCGAATGTAG
- the hsaD gene encoding 4,5:9,10-diseco-3-hydroxy-5,9,17-trioxoandrosta-1(10),2-diene-4-oate hydrolase, which yields MTYTEKCQIRLHFHEAGAGKPLVLLHGGGPGASAWSNFGRNIPVFAKHFRVIAPDQPGFGLSDKPTEHGQYFTHSADALKALLDELGVDKADLLGNSLGGGTAVRFALKYPDRAGRLVLMAPGGLGLNVFAPDPTEGVKRLGAFGASPTRDALKAFLKTLVFDQKMITDELVDERFEYAKQPESLKAMAAMGASFSRPDTFEEGMLWREAHRLRQRVLLVWGREDRVNPLDGALVALKLIRRAQLHVFGGCGHWAQLEKFDEFNRLAIDFLSED from the coding sequence ATGACGTACACCGAGAAGTGTCAGATCCGGCTCCACTTCCACGAGGCCGGCGCCGGCAAACCGTTGGTGCTGCTGCACGGCGGCGGACCGGGCGCGTCGGCGTGGAGCAACTTCGGCCGCAACATCCCGGTGTTCGCCAAGCACTTCCGGGTGATCGCGCCGGACCAGCCCGGCTTCGGGCTGTCCGACAAGCCGACCGAGCACGGCCAGTACTTCACGCACAGCGCCGACGCCCTGAAGGCCCTGCTGGACGAACTCGGGGTCGACAAGGCCGATCTGCTGGGGAATTCCCTCGGAGGCGGCACGGCCGTGCGGTTCGCGCTGAAGTACCCCGACCGCGCCGGCCGGCTGGTGCTGATGGCTCCGGGCGGCCTCGGTCTCAACGTCTTCGCGCCGGACCCGACCGAAGGCGTGAAACGGCTGGGGGCCTTCGGCGCGTCGCCGACGCGTGACGCGCTCAAGGCGTTCCTCAAGACCCTCGTCTTCGACCAGAAGATGATCACCGACGAGCTGGTGGACGAGCGCTTCGAGTACGCCAAGCAGCCGGAGTCGCTGAAGGCCATGGCCGCCATGGGCGCCTCCTTCTCCCGGCCGGACACCTTCGAGGAAGGCATGCTCTGGCGCGAGGCGCACCGGCTCCGGCAGCGGGTGCTGCTGGTCTGGGGCCGTGAGGACCGGGTCAACCCGCTGGACGGGGCACTGGTGGCGCTGAAGCTGATCCGCCGCGCCCAGCTGCACGTGTTCGGCGGCTGCGGGCACTGGGCGCAGCTGGAGAAGTTCGACGAGTTCAACCGGCTCGCCATCGACTTCCTGAGCGAGGACTGA
- a CDS encoding agarase: MFRLVDGRLTSPDGRPFRSIGISHADDTNLRYPHNLEVWRSRYGGSRRRWLREGLVPDLRSWGFTTIGWTPEYVSGTGLGTSGTPVDLPHSAGIPGDDLAGAGMPYTLALRVAEIESWNGHPAYRDPRSRDFAEYCDHLARTICRPDDPLLLGYFLVDGPAWEGHHSGRGWAGPLREVAQAYYRVATEAIRRHDPNHLILGDRYGTKAGAPEAVLDAAAEHVDVLSVQTFPGRKVEPAMETIGRWHERTGLPVLIADTGNWCPTTMSPHRTGSEPDQAARADGYELLATTFAAEDWILGWHWCSYVENPQRGFGLKDPWDEPYAELVERIAEVNGRA; this comes from the coding sequence ATGTTCAGACTCGTCGACGGCCGGCTGACCTCGCCGGACGGCCGCCCGTTCCGGTCCATCGGGATCTCGCACGCCGACGACACCAACCTGCGCTACCCGCACAATCTGGAGGTCTGGCGCTCGCGGTACGGCGGTTCGCGGCGGCGCTGGCTGCGCGAGGGGCTCGTGCCGGACCTGCGCTCGTGGGGCTTCACCACGATCGGCTGGACGCCGGAGTACGTCAGCGGCACCGGCCTGGGCACCTCGGGCACGCCGGTGGACCTGCCACACTCCGCCGGCATCCCCGGCGACGACCTCGCCGGCGCCGGAATGCCGTACACGCTGGCGTTGCGGGTGGCGGAAATCGAGAGCTGGAACGGACATCCGGCGTACCGGGACCCGCGGTCGCGGGACTTCGCCGAGTACTGCGACCACCTGGCCCGCACGATCTGCCGCCCGGACGATCCGTTGCTGCTCGGGTACTTCCTGGTGGACGGGCCGGCGTGGGAGGGGCATCACAGCGGGAGAGGGTGGGCAGGGCCGCTGAGAGAGGTGGCGCAGGCGTACTACCGGGTGGCGACGGAGGCGATACGGCGGCACGACCCGAACCACCTGATCCTCGGGGACCGGTACGGCACCAAGGCCGGTGCGCCGGAGGCGGTGCTGGACGCGGCGGCGGAACATGTGGATGTGTTGTCGGTGCAGACGTTCCCGGGCCGCAAGGTGGAGCCGGCGATGGAGACGATCGGCCGGTGGCACGAACGAACCGGGCTGCCGGTGCTGATCGCGGACACGGGGAACTGGTGCCCGACGACGATGAGTCCACATCGGACCGGCAGCGAGCCGGACCAGGCGGCGCGGGCCGACGGCTACGAACTGCTGGCGACGACGTTCGCCGCCGAGGACTGGATCCTCGGCTGGCACTGGTGCAGCTACGTGGAGAATCCGCAGCGGGGCTTCGGTTTGAAGGATCCGTGGGACGAGCCGTACGCCGAGCTGGTGGAGCGGATCGCGGAGGTGAACGGCCGTGCCTGA
- a CDS encoding sugar phosphate isomerase/epimerase family protein — MSELSVQLYTVRDKFAEDPAAVLARLAEIGFEHVEPYGVLENVETLRKGLPANGLTAPTAHARLIGADQQAVFAAAAELGIDVVIDPFVGAEHWQNADDIGATADALNAAAKLAAEHGVRVGYHNHWWELQSRLDGRSAFEVFADQLDPALVLEVDTYWATAGGENAPELLRRLGDRVRAIHVKDGGLNTDATGQVPAGQGQVPVAEVLAAAPQALRVVEFDAYDGDIYEGITASRAFVLGLEP, encoded by the coding sequence ATGAGCGAGCTTTCCGTGCAGCTGTACACGGTCCGCGACAAGTTCGCGGAGGATCCGGCCGCCGTGCTGGCGCGGCTGGCCGAGATCGGGTTCGAGCACGTGGAGCCGTACGGCGTGCTCGAGAACGTCGAGACGCTGCGCAAGGGCCTGCCGGCCAACGGGCTGACCGCGCCGACCGCGCACGCCCGGCTGATCGGCGCGGACCAGCAGGCGGTGTTCGCCGCGGCGGCCGAGCTGGGCATCGACGTGGTGATCGACCCCTTCGTCGGCGCCGAGCACTGGCAGAACGCCGACGACATCGGCGCCACCGCCGACGCGCTGAACGCCGCCGCGAAGCTCGCCGCCGAGCACGGCGTGCGCGTCGGCTACCACAACCACTGGTGGGAGCTGCAGTCCCGGCTCGACGGCCGCAGCGCCTTCGAGGTGTTCGCCGACCAGCTCGACCCCGCGCTCGTGCTCGAGGTCGACACGTACTGGGCGACCGCAGGCGGCGAGAACGCGCCGGAGCTGCTGCGCCGGCTCGGTGACCGGGTGCGGGCCATCCACGTCAAGGACGGCGGCCTGAACACCGACGCCACCGGCCAGGTTCCCGCCGGCCAGGGCCAGGTACCGGTGGCCGAGGTGCTCGCCGCGGCGCCGCAGGCGCTGCGCGTCGTCGAGTTCGACGCGTACGACGGCGACATCTACGAGGGCATCACCGCCAGCCGCGCCTTCGTGCTCGGGCTCGAGCCGTGA
- a CDS encoding cytochrome P450, producing the protein MTEMLETDLPSFPMARECPMHPPAEYREIRKQEPVSRVRMPDGQIAWLVTGHELSRQLLADPRVSSDRLHPNFPLALTTEQRKAFQDNNRLNFRRSMIGLDAPQHGVHRKMLISEFSVRRIASMRPRIQEIVDQSIDDLLAAEQPADLVEHISLAVPSLVICELLGVPYEQRHGFHEWTRKLISRTTSGVERREAAEALNDFLDDLVTRKEQGEPTDDVIGRLIARNRETPVMTHEEIVGTAILLLIAGHETTANMISLGTVALLENPEQKAQIVADSSLLPSAIEEMLRYFTIVESATARVATADIELGGVTIRKDEGVIVSGLAADWDETVFEHPDQLDFTRGARHHVAFGYGVHQCLGQNLARLELEIVFETLFRRVPTLALAVPAADLPYKDDAGIYGIYRVPVHF; encoded by the coding sequence ATGACCGAGATGCTCGAGACAGACCTGCCGTCGTTCCCGATGGCCCGCGAGTGCCCGATGCACCCGCCGGCCGAGTACCGGGAGATCCGCAAGCAGGAACCGGTCAGCCGGGTGCGCATGCCCGACGGCCAGATCGCCTGGCTGGTCACCGGCCACGAGCTGAGCCGCCAGCTGCTGGCCGACCCGCGGGTCAGCTCCGACCGGCTGCACCCGAACTTCCCGCTGGCGCTCACCACCGAGCAGCGCAAGGCGTTCCAGGACAACAACCGGCTCAACTTCCGCCGGTCCATGATCGGCCTGGACGCGCCGCAGCACGGCGTCCACCGCAAGATGCTGATCAGCGAGTTCTCCGTGCGCCGGATCGCGTCGATGCGCCCGCGCATCCAGGAGATCGTCGACCAGTCCATCGACGACCTGCTGGCCGCCGAGCAGCCGGCCGACCTGGTCGAGCACATCTCGCTGGCCGTGCCGTCGCTGGTGATCTGCGAGCTGCTCGGCGTGCCCTACGAGCAGCGGCACGGCTTCCACGAGTGGACCCGCAAGCTGATCAGCCGCACCACGTCCGGCGTCGAGCGCCGCGAGGCCGCCGAGGCGCTCAACGACTTCCTCGACGACCTGGTCACCCGCAAGGAGCAGGGTGAGCCGACGGACGACGTGATCGGCCGGCTCATCGCGCGCAACCGCGAGACCCCGGTGATGACACACGAGGAGATCGTCGGCACCGCGATCCTGCTGCTGATCGCCGGCCACGAGACCACCGCCAACATGATCTCGCTCGGCACCGTGGCGCTGCTGGAGAACCCGGAGCAGAAGGCGCAGATCGTGGCCGACTCGTCGCTGCTGCCCTCGGCCATCGAGGAGATGCTGCGCTACTTCACCATCGTGGAGAGCGCGACGGCCCGCGTGGCCACCGCCGACATCGAGCTCGGCGGCGTGACCATCCGCAAGGACGAGGGCGTCATCGTGTCCGGCCTGGCCGCGGACTGGGACGAGACCGTCTTCGAGCACCCGGACCAGCTGGACTTCACCCGCGGCGCGCGGCACCACGTGGCCTTCGGCTACGGCGTGCACCAGTGCCTCGGGCAGAACCTGGCCCGGCTGGAACTCGAGATCGTCTTCGAGACGTTGTTCCGGCGGGTGCCTACGCTGGCGTTGGCCGTGCCGGCGGCCGATCTGCCGTACAAGGACGACGCCGGCATCTACGGTATCTACCGGGTTCCGGTGCACTTCTGA
- a CDS encoding RNA polymerase sigma factor, producing MRNPSRGPCREARFTSLYEAAYADLLRFAQRRVHATHAEDVVAESFLVAWRRLDDLPSRRDDARAWLFGIARGVILNTHRGAERQRALAVKLADVPTGSAADADADLVARQIDISRAWQRLSDVHQEALALAVLDGLNAPQAAAVLGVSPLAFRLRLSRARHALRLSLDHPAGSPATPVRTYGRTPSS from the coding sequence ATGCGCAACCCTTCCCGTGGCCCGTGCCGCGAGGCCCGCTTCACGTCGCTGTACGAGGCGGCATACGCCGATCTGCTCCGCTTCGCGCAGCGCCGAGTGCATGCCACTCACGCCGAGGACGTGGTCGCGGAGTCCTTTCTCGTGGCCTGGAGGCGCCTGGACGACCTCCCGTCGCGGCGGGACGACGCACGGGCCTGGCTCTTCGGCATCGCCCGCGGAGTCATCCTCAACACCCACCGCGGAGCGGAACGGCAGCGCGCACTCGCGGTGAAACTGGCGGACGTCCCGACCGGTTCCGCGGCCGACGCCGACGCGGACCTCGTCGCCCGTCAGATAGACATCTCCCGCGCGTGGCAACGGCTGTCCGACGTGCACCAGGAAGCGCTGGCTTTGGCCGTACTCGATGGACTCAACGCGCCACAGGCGGCCGCGGTCCTGGGCGTCTCACCCCTCGCGTTCCGGCTGCGGCTGAGCCGGGCCCGCCACGCGCTGCGGCTCAGCCTCGACCATCCGGCCGGCTCCCCGGCCACGCCTGTCCGCACCTACGGAAGGACGCCATCGTCATGA
- the hsaB gene encoding 3-hydroxy-9,10-secoandrosta-1,3,5(10)-triene-9,17-dione monooxygenase reductase subunit, protein MDRFRTVLGHFCTGVTVVTTIAGDVPVGFACQSFAALSLDPPLVLFCPDRRSGTWPAIRDSGVFCVNVLAEDQREVSRLFGTRGADRFSGTAWRPSPGGCPVLDGVLTWIDCKVEDVHDAGDHHMVVGRVTELGECRDGQPLLFYRGAYAATDSRYPVDGELDNLLTWSRSADWL, encoded by the coding sequence ATGGACCGGTTCCGCACGGTACTCGGGCACTTCTGCACCGGTGTGACCGTGGTCACGACCATCGCGGGCGACGTGCCGGTCGGCTTCGCCTGCCAGTCGTTCGCGGCGCTGTCGCTGGACCCGCCGCTGGTGCTGTTCTGCCCGGATCGGCGGTCCGGCACCTGGCCGGCGATCCGGGACTCGGGCGTGTTCTGCGTGAACGTGCTGGCCGAGGACCAGCGCGAGGTCTCCCGGCTGTTCGGCACCCGCGGCGCGGACCGGTTCAGCGGCACCGCGTGGCGGCCGTCGCCGGGCGGCTGCCCGGTGCTGGACGGCGTGCTGACCTGGATCGACTGCAAGGTCGAGGACGTGCACGACGCCGGCGACCATCACATGGTGGTCGGCCGGGTGACCGAGCTGGGCGAATGCCGCGACGGGCAGCCGCTGCTGTTCTACCGGGGCGCCTACGCGGCCACCGACTCCCGCTATCCCGTCGACGGCGAACTGGACAATCTTCTCACCTGGTCACGGAGTGCCGACTGGCTGTAG
- the hsaC gene encoding iron-dependent extradiol dioxygenase HsaC, giving the protein MGIRSLGYLRIEATDVPAWREYGLKVLGMVEGRGSDPEALYLRMDDFPARLVIFPGERDRLAQAGWEVANEGELAEVAAALDAAGVAVEKASDADLADRKVAGLIRFDDPSGNTLEVFHGAALQHRRVVSPYGHTFVTGEQGLGHVVLSTRDDEEALHFYRDVLGFKLRDSMRLPPQLVGRPADGPPAWLRFFGCNPRHHSLAFLPMPTPSGIVHLMIEVGNADDVGLAMDRAARRKVPMSATLGRHVNDLMLSFYMKTPGGFDVEFGTEGRQVEDETWIARESTAVSLWGHDFGVGSR; this is encoded by the coding sequence ATGGGCATCAGGTCATTGGGCTACCTGCGGATCGAGGCCACGGACGTGCCGGCGTGGCGCGAGTACGGCCTCAAGGTGCTGGGCATGGTGGAGGGCAGGGGCAGCGATCCCGAGGCCCTCTACCTGCGCATGGACGACTTCCCGGCGCGCCTGGTGATCTTCCCCGGTGAGCGGGACCGGCTCGCCCAGGCCGGCTGGGAGGTGGCGAACGAGGGCGAGCTGGCCGAGGTCGCCGCGGCGCTGGACGCCGCGGGCGTGGCGGTGGAGAAGGCCAGCGACGCCGATCTCGCCGACCGCAAGGTGGCCGGGCTGATCCGCTTCGACGACCCGTCCGGCAACACGCTGGAGGTCTTCCACGGCGCCGCGCTGCAACACCGGCGCGTGGTCAGCCCGTACGGGCACACCTTCGTGACGGGCGAGCAGGGCCTGGGGCACGTGGTGCTGAGCACCCGTGACGACGAGGAGGCGCTGCACTTCTACCGGGACGTGCTCGGCTTCAAGCTCCGTGACTCGATGCGGCTGCCGCCGCAGCTGGTCGGCCGCCCGGCCGACGGCCCGCCGGCGTGGCTGCGGTTCTTCGGCTGCAACCCGCGCCACCACAGCCTGGCGTTCCTGCCGATGCCGACGCCGAGCGGCATCGTGCACCTGATGATCGAGGTCGGCAACGCCGACGACGTGGGCCTGGCGATGGACCGGGCGGCGCGGCGCAAGGTGCCGATGTCGGCGACGCTGGGCCGGCACGTCAACGACCTGATGCTGTCGTTCTACATGAAGACGCCCGGCGGCTTCGACGTCGAGTTCGGCACCGAGGGCCGGCAGGTCGAGGACGAGACCTGGATCGCGCGGGAGAGCACGGCGGTCAGCCTGTGGGGTCACGACTTCGGCGTGGGCAGCCGGTAG
- a CDS encoding ferredoxin, translating into MHITADRERCVGAGQCVLAAPAVFDQDDDGLVAPLTLDPGSGEQEAVRQAVNVCPSAAIWIDKE; encoded by the coding sequence ATGCACATCACCGCGGACAGGGAGCGGTGCGTCGGCGCCGGCCAGTGCGTGCTGGCCGCGCCCGCCGTGTTCGACCAGGACGACGACGGCCTGGTCGCGCCGCTGACGCTGGATCCGGGGTCGGGGGAGCAGGAGGCCGTCCGGCAGGCGGTCAACGTGTGCCCATCTGCGGCCATCTGGATCGACAAGGAGTGA